The genomic interval CTGTCCCGCGCCGGGCAGAGAGGATCTTTTCCGTTCCCAGGGATAATTTCTCCCCCTGCCGCCGACGTCCCTGCATGTTCCCAACCTACCCGCGCCTACAGCCATTCGCGCCCGGGCGGTGGATCCAACTACCGGGTGCTCGGCGCCTCCCCCAACTCGGTTGTTCCCCATCTCCGACCGGGATAAACGGCATCGCGGGGGAAATGCGAAAATGTTCGGTCGCCTTTCAGTTCGGTGAGCTCGATTTTTCGCCAGGACGCGGGAGCGACACGATGCTGTAACTTTACGGCATGCACTTTCAGGGTTGGAAAAGATTAAAAGATCACCCTGTTATCCTGGCGAAACGAGCAAAAACTGGTGGGAAAAAGAAGTTATGGCTCCAACTCAATACTCTATCCGGAAAAGGACGGTGTGCAATCCCCTTGAAACCGTTATATAATATTCATGTTCCGTCCGAGGCGAGGAGGGTCAATGCCCGCGGATGAAGATCCCAGAAAGGCGGTACTGCGCCGTCTTCGCCGCATCGAAGGGCAGGTGCGCGGCATCATCCGCATGGTGGAGGAAGGTAAGGACTGCCGCGAGGTCCTCAATCAGGTGGCGGCGGTCCGCTCCGCGATGGAGCGGGTGGGAGCGCAAATCATCACCCATCGCATGAAGGAGTGCCTGCGCGTCCACTCGGAGGACGAGTTCGAGAAGGCGGTGGGAGAAGCCGTGGAGACCTTCCTCCGTTTCACCTCCTCCATGGACTGATTGGCGCGGACGGGGGACCAGGTTTGAGCTGAAGTCGGATCCTCTCTGCCCGGAGGGGGCCAAGTTTTAGAAAACCAACCGCAACGCCCCGAAAATCCACGCCTAAGGGAAGACCTTCAGGCATGCGGACCTTTTTCGGGGATCCTCACGCCCGAGGGAATTTCCGAAGACACTTATCTCCATGCCGCTCATCCTCCTACCGGTTGAACGCACGTCAAAGATGCGTTTTCCTTCCAGGGGTCCTCGCAACGGGGGAGTTGGAGCGTTGAAGCCCGCTGCGGGTTGTGGTAAGAAATACCAAATCATTGTCATTCGTGGTCGTGCGCCGCCTGCGGTTCGGGTACTTTGGAGCCGTACGGCGCCCGGGATCGTAGGCCTTTTCCGCATCCGGGTTACACCTGTGCTCTTCCCGTGAACCTCCACTCACCGGTGCAGGAAAACGTTTAATCGGTACCTTGCGCTTCATGGCCGATTTCGTGATCCGAAAGACGTCAATCCCCGAACGAGGGCCGAGCAACATCCGTGGCCGCTCATCGACTGTCGGGGTTCGCCCGGGGTGAGGGGGATGATCTGGATTAGGTCACGGATACCCAAGGGGGTATATTATGCTCCTGTCTCCTGTTCCTGATCCGAGAGAGGCATGGAGGTGGATGATGAAGGTCACCCGCCGGAAGGACCTGGCGCCCTCCCTGCTCTCCGAGCTCGAGGGGCGCTTCGGGGAGCGCGTCAGCTTCGATGCCGTGGAGAGGTACGTTTATTCCAGGGATATGGGGGAGTTCCCTCCCCTGGTGGGCCGGGTCGTCGGAGGCCTGGCCCAGGCGGTCGTGCAGGTCCAGGAGGTGGAGGAGCTGGCCTGGCTCCTGAATTTCTCGTCCCGCCACCGAATACCCCTCACCCCGCGGGCCGCGGCCACCAGCGGGTACGGCGGCGCCGTGCCCGTGCGTGGAGGAATAGTGGTGGACCTCACCAGGCTGAACCGGGTTCTGGAGGTGGACGAGGCGGGGGCGCGGGTGAGGGTGGAACCGGGCGTGATCTGGTGGAACCTGGAAAAGGAGCTGCGCTCGCGGGGCCTGGCCCTGCGCGCTTATCCCTCCAGCGCCCCTTCCTCCACCGTGGGCGGCTGGGTGGCCGAAGGGGGTTCGGGTATAGGTGCCTATGGCTACGGGGGAATCCGGGACGTCCTCCTGGGGCTCGAGGTGCTCGGGCCGCGGGGAAAGCTGAGCCTGGAAGGGGAGGATCTGGACCTTTACGTCGGTTCAGAGGGTATCCTGGGATTTATTACCGAGGTGGAGCTGGCCGTACGCCCCGCCGTGCCGGAGCGGCCCTTCCTGCTTTCCTTTCCCGACCCCCGCGCGGCGCAGGACTTCATCGATGCCCTCGTCGCGACCTATCCTCCGGGACCGGGAGAATCCGTTACAGGCGGGAGCGGGAGGAAGACGCAGGAAGGTGGTAGGCGGAGGATCTTCCACCTGCAGGTGATCACCCCGGCGCTGGCTGCGCTCAAGAACCGCACCGCCGACCGGACTTACCTTCCCGAGGGATGCTACCTAGTCCTGGTGGTGGTGGAGGGCGAGGACGGAGCGCGGGCGGGAAATGAGCTCTCCCGGCTCGCCTCCTCCCACGGCGGAGAGACCCTCGGGGAAGAAGGGGCGGAGCGCGAGTGGAAGGAGAGGCTCTACCCCCTGCGCATCAAGAAAGCGGGTCCCTCTGTGGTACCGGCGGAGGCTGAGGTGCCCACCATCAAGGTGGGCGAGCTCCTGGCGGAGACCGCGCGCCGCCTGCCGGAGCTGGCCCTGGAAGTGGTGGTGGGTGGCAGGGGAACCTCGGTATGCCTGGGTTTCATTCCCTGCGACTCGCGGGCCTCCGATTTCACCGTCCGCTTCGCCGCCTCCCTGGAGTTCCTCCGCTTGGCGGAGAGGCTCGGCGGGGCCCCCTACGGGGTGGGGCTCTACTTCCTCGACCGGGCGGAAAGGAGGCTGGGAAGGTATAAGAGGAAATTAATGGTAAACGCCAAGCGGGAGACGGATCCCGATTGCTTGCTCAACCCGGGGAAGATACTGGATTCCTGCGCCGATGATCCACGCCTCAAGGCCCTGCGCCTCATGATGAAGGTGGGGAGCCTCTCCCTGCCCCTGGCCGTTCCCCTGGGACGCCTGGTCCCGGGGGTGCGGGTGATGCGCCGCAGGCTCCCGGAAAGGGTGGAGGAAGCCGCCTTCACCTGCGCCCAGTGCGGCTACTGCAAGGAGGGGTGCACCCTATTCGCCGGGAGGGGCTGGGAAAGCGCCTCCCCGCGGGGAAAGATGCAGTTCCTGCGGGGCTACGCGCGGGGGGAGATACCTTTCACGGAGAAGATGTCCAACACCTTCCTCCTCTGCACCACCTGTAAGAAATGTGACCTCGCCTGCCAGACCGACCTGCCCATCGAATCCATCTGGGAGGAGATGCGCGGTGAGCTCATCGCCCGGGGGAAGTTCCACACCTTCCCGCCCTTCGAGATGATGGGCGCTTCTTACGACCTGGAGAACAACATCTGGGCCGGGTTCGCCGCCGACCGCTCCGCCTGGCTCCCGGAGGACATCAAGCCGTTGGAAAACGGCCCCATCGGGTACTGGGCGGGCTGCACCGCCTCCTACGTGGAACAGGACATCGCCCGTGGGGCGGTGCGCATCCTCAAGGAAGGAGGCGTGGATTTCGTCTACCTGGGGAACGAGGAGACCTGCTGCGGGGTGCCCTTCCTCATGAGTGGGAAATGGGACGTCTTCGAGAAGGCCCTGCGCCGCAACATCCGTACCCTGAAGGAGCGCGGCGTGAAGACCCTTTATGCCTCCTGCCCGGGTTGCTGGGTGACCCTGGCCCACCATTACCGGGAATGGGCGGAGAGGCTGGGCCTGGATTGGGACGTGGAGGTGAAGCACATCTCCCAGCTGGCTGCCGAGCTGGTAAAAGAAGGAAAGTTGAAGTTCGAACACCCGGTGAACATGAAGGTCACCTGGCACGATCCCTGCCACATCGGCCGCCACGGCGGCATCTACGAGGAGCCGCGGCAGGTTCTCCAGGTCATTCCCGGACTGGAGCTGGTGGAGATGGAGCACAACCGCGACGAGGGCCTGTGCTGCGGAAGCGTGCTCACCCTCATCGGGGAGACCCGTCCCACCTCCGGGCGCATAGCCTCCCGGAGGCTGGCCGAGGCGCGGGCCACCGGCGCCCAGGCCGTGGTCACCACCTGCCCCTGCTGCGAGTTCCAGCTGCGGGTATGGAACGCCGCGGAGGGGAACGGCCTGAGGATCCTCGATTTCGCGGCGGTGGTGGCCGAGGCCCTGGGGGAGAAACTGGAGGACCCCGACCCGCAGGTCCAGGACGCCTGGGCGGTTTTCGACACCATGATCCAGCTGATGACCCCCCAGGGGATGGCCGATTTGGTGTGGGAATTCATCGATTCCTTGTCCCCCGTCCTGGGAAGGGTCATGCGCCTGAGGAAGAGAAGCCCCGCCCCTCTCAAGAAGGCCGTGTTCGCCGTCACCGACCGGGTCATGCCCCTGCTCATGCCCCGCGTGCTCCCGGTGATGATGCCCTGGATGCTTCCCCGCATGATGCCCCTGATGGAAAAGAGGATGCCCACCATGAGCGATTCCATGCGGGAGCTCATGCCAGCCGTCCTCCCCAGGGTGATGGACCGCGTCATGCCCTACATGATGCCCCGCATTCTGCGCTGCATGCTGTGATTTACTGTTCGGAGGGAAGCGATAACAGCCGGGCGTTGACGGCCACGATGACGGTACTCAGGGACATAAGTACGGCACCTATGGCCGGGCTGAGCAGAATGCCCAGGGGATAGAAGACTCCGGCGGCGGCCGGTATGGCGAAGGCGTTGTATCCCGTCGCCCAGGCGAGGTTTTGTTTCATCTTGCGATAGGTGACCCGGGAGAGCCCGAGAATCGCCGCTACGTCGCGGGGATCGTTGCGCACCAGGATGATATCCGCCGACTCCACCGCCACATCGGTGCCCGCCCCGATTGCTATTCCCACGTCCGCTTCGACCAGGGCCGGGGCATCGTTGACTCCGTCCCCCACCATGGCCGTTACCAACCCTCTTTCCTTGGTCTCCCTTATTTTTTGGGATTTTTCATGGGGAAGGACCTCGGCGAAATAATCGTCCAAGGCGAGTTCTTCCGCCACCCATCGGGCTACCTGCCGGTTGTCTCCGGTGAGCATCATGCATTGCAGGCCCAGGTTCTTGAGCTGCTTGATCGCTTCCCTGGATTCCTTCCTGATGAGATCGGCTAGAGCAACGGCGCCTATGGGCTGGTCGCCGGAAAGCACGTAGATCACCGTTTTTCCCTGGCCGGCCAGCTCCCTTATCTCCTCCCGGTCCAGGCGAATATTCATTTCCCGCAAGTATCCCGGGCTTACCACCATGATCTCCTTGCCCCCCACGACGGCCCGGGCTCCCTTCCCCGGCATGGCCTTGAAGCTTTCCGGTTGTTCGATGCGCAGGCCCCGGCTCCGCGCTGCCTCGACGATTCCGCGGGCGATGGGATGTTCGGACTGGGATTCCACCGCCGCGGCAAGGGCCAGCACCTCCTCCTCGCCTGCTTCTCCGTCCAGGGCTACCACGTCCGTCACTCCGAAGTGCCCCTCCGTCAAGGTGCCCGTCTTGTCGAAGACCACCGCCTCCAGCAACCGCGCCCTTTCGAAAGCGGAGCGATCGCGGATAAGCAGCCCGTTACTGGCGGAAAGG from Actinomycetota bacterium carries:
- a CDS encoding metal-sensitive transcriptional regulator produces the protein MPADEDPRKAVLRRLRRIEGQVRGIIRMVEEGKDCREVLNQVAAVRSAMERVGAQIITHRMKECLRVHSEDEFEKAVGEAVETFLRFTSSMD
- a CDS encoding FAD-binding and (Fe-S)-binding domain-containing protein; its protein translation is MKVTRRKDLAPSLLSELEGRFGERVSFDAVERYVYSRDMGEFPPLVGRVVGGLAQAVVQVQEVEELAWLLNFSSRHRIPLTPRAAATSGYGGAVPVRGGIVVDLTRLNRVLEVDEAGARVRVEPGVIWWNLEKELRSRGLALRAYPSSAPSSTVGGWVAEGGSGIGAYGYGGIRDVLLGLEVLGPRGKLSLEGEDLDLYVGSEGILGFITEVELAVRPAVPERPFLLSFPDPRAAQDFIDALVATYPPGPGESVTGGSGRKTQEGGRRRIFHLQVITPALAALKNRTADRTYLPEGCYLVLVVVEGEDGARAGNELSRLASSHGGETLGEEGAEREWKERLYPLRIKKAGPSVVPAEAEVPTIKVGELLAETARRLPELALEVVVGGRGTSVCLGFIPCDSRASDFTVRFAASLEFLRLAERLGGAPYGVGLYFLDRAERRLGRYKRKLMVNAKRETDPDCLLNPGKILDSCADDPRLKALRLMMKVGSLSLPLAVPLGRLVPGVRVMRRRLPERVEEAAFTCAQCGYCKEGCTLFAGRGWESASPRGKMQFLRGYARGEIPFTEKMSNTFLLCTTCKKCDLACQTDLPIESIWEEMRGELIARGKFHTFPPFEMMGASYDLENNIWAGFAADRSAWLPEDIKPLENGPIGYWAGCTASYVEQDIARGAVRILKEGGVDFVYLGNEETCCGVPFLMSGKWDVFEKALRRNIRTLKERGVKTLYASCPGCWVTLAHHYREWAERLGLDWDVEVKHISQLAAELVKEGKLKFEHPVNMKVTWHDPCHIGRHGGIYEEPRQVLQVIPGLELVEMEHNRDEGLCCGSVLTLIGETRPTSGRIASRRLAEARATGAQAVVTTCPCCEFQLRVWNAAEGNGLRILDFAAVVAEALGEKLEDPDPQVQDAWAVFDTMIQLMTPQGMADLVWEFIDSLSPVLGRVMRLRKRSPAPLKKAVFAVTDRVMPLLMPRVLPVMMPWMLPRMMPLMEKRMPTMSDSMRELMPAVLPRVMDRVMPYMMPRILRCML
- a CDS encoding heavy metal translocating P-type ATPase, encoding MVADFRRRFWVCLVVTVPVLLLSPMIQDVLHISEALDFPGKLYVLLAFSSFVYFYGGWPFLKGLKEEIAKREPGMMTLVALAITVAYLYSATVVFGIEGKLLFWELATLIDIMLLGHWIEMRSVMGASRALEKLVELLPSEAHLLRPDGEVVEVPLESLKPGDQVLVKPGEKIPVDGKLVKGETSVDLSMLTGESVPVPKSPGDELIGGAVNGEGAVEMIIEKTGADTYLSQVIELVREAQESRSRTQDLANRAAFWLTVIAISAGLATLAVWLILGHPFEFGIERAVTVMVIACPHALGLAVPLVVAVSTSLSASNGLLIRDRSAFERARLLEAVVFDKTGTLTEGHFGVTDVVALDGEAGEEEVLALAAAVESQSEHPIARGIVEAARSRGLRIEQPESFKAMPGKGARAVVGGKEIMVVSPGYLREMNIRLDREEIRELAGQGKTVIYVLSGDQPIGAVALADLIRKESREAIKQLKNLGLQCMMLTGDNRQVARWVAEELALDDYFAEVLPHEKSQKIRETKERGLVTAMVGDGVNDAPALVEADVGIAIGAGTDVAVESADIILVRNDPRDVAAILGLSRVTYRKMKQNLAWATGYNAFAIPAAAGVFYPLGILLSPAIGAVLMSLSTVIVAVNARLLSLPSEQ